One genomic segment of Methanothermococcus okinawensis IH1 includes these proteins:
- a CDS encoding FumA C-terminus/TtdB family hydratase beta subunit, which produces MRLETPISKDIVKKLKVGDIVYLNGTIYTGRDEAHITIIEEYIKKNKKNKNNNISGKTINDIVKKLKNGVIYHAGPIMKKENNKWKCVAIGPTTSARMNDIEAEFIKITNISAIVGKGGMKTELLKTFEKYGVVYLAAPGGCAALLASSIVDVKDVYYPELGMPEAIWELEVKDFGPLMVAMDSNGNSIYKKVNNEVLKNLNTLKSKISNNCE; this is translated from the coding sequence TTGAGATTGGAAACCCCCATTTCAAAGGATATTGTAAAAAAATTGAAGGTTGGAGATATTGTTTATTTAAATGGAACGATATATACCGGTAGAGATGAGGCCCACATAACCATTATAGAGGAATACATAAAGAAGAATAAAAAAAATAAGAATAATAATATTAGCGGTAAAACTATTAATGATATTGTAAAAAAATTGAAAAATGGTGTTATTTATCATGCAGGACCTATAATGAAAAAGGAAAATAATAAATGGAAATGCGTGGCAATAGGTCCAACAACATCGGCAAGGATGAATGATATAGAAGCAGAATTTATTAAAATAACAAATATATCTGCAATAGTGGGTAAAGGAGGGATGAAAACAGAATTATTGAAAACATTTGAAAAATATGGGGTAGTTTATCTTGCAGCTCCTGGGGGATGTGCCGCATTACTTGCGAGTTCCATAGTTGATGTAAAGGATGTTTATTATCCTGAGCTCGGGATGCCCGAGGCTATATGGGAGCTCGAAGTTAAAGATTTTGGACCATTAATGGTTGCAATGGATTCAAATGGAAATAGTATATATAAAAAAGTTAATAATGAAGTTTTAAAAAATTTAAATACTTTAAAATCAAAAATAAGCAATAACTGTGAGTAA
- the hemB gene encoding porphobilinogen synthase: MIIRPRRLRANQKIRDLVRETVLTKNDLIMPLFIDENLNAGDKKEIPSMPNQYRFSIDGVVEECKEIADLGIPAVILFGIPRYKDEIASSAYDKNGVIQKSIRKIKDELGDELLIIADTCLCEYTSHGHCGLIKDNKVLNDETLEILSKIALSYAESGVDVVAPSDMMDGRVGRIRSVLEENDYKDVAIMSYAAKYASSFYGPFRDAAESSPKSSIKDRKTYQMDYGNSREALREIELDINEGADMVLVKPALPYLDILKMAKENFNVPVGGYCVSGEYSMIEAAAQNGWLNREEAIMEALYCIKRAGADFIITYWAKEVANLL; the protein is encoded by the coding sequence ATGATAATACGACCAAGAAGATTAAGAGCAAATCAAAAAATAAGAGATTTAGTTAGAGAAACGGTTTTAACAAAAAACGATTTAATAATGCCTCTTTTTATTGATGAAAACCTAAATGCAGGAGATAAAAAAGAAATTCCTTCAATGCCAAATCAATATAGGTTTAGTATAGATGGTGTTGTTGAAGAATGTAAAGAGATAGCAGATTTAGGCATTCCTGCGGTAATATTATTTGGGATTCCACGATACAAAGATGAAATTGCATCCTCGGCATACGATAAAAATGGAGTAATTCAAAAATCCATAAGAAAGATAAAAGATGAGCTCGGGGATGAGCTCCTAATTATAGCCGATACCTGTTTATGTGAATATACTTCCCATGGGCATTGCGGTTTAATTAAAGATAACAAGGTTTTAAATGATGAAACCCTTGAAATACTTTCAAAGATAGCCTTATCCTATGCTGAGAGTGGAGTTGATGTAGTTGCTCCATCGGATATGATGGATGGAAGAGTTGGGAGGATAAGAAGTGTTTTAGAGGAAAATGATTATAAAGATGTAGCTATTATGAGTTATGCTGCAAAATATGCTTCCTCATTTTATGGACCATTTAGGGATGCCGCAGAGAGCTCACCTAAATCATCCATAAAAGATAGGAAAACCTACCAAATGGATTATGGAAATTCAAGGGAGGCTCTGAGAGAAATTGAATTGGATATTAATGAAGGAGCAGACATGGTATTGGTAAAACCTGCACTTCCTTATTTGGATATTTTAAAGATGGCTAAGGAAAACTTCAATGTGCCAGTTGGAGGATACTGTGTAAGTGGAGAATATTCTATGATTGAGGCTGCTGCTCAAAATGGATGGTTAAACAGAGAAGAAGCAATTATGGAAGCACTATACTGTATAAAAAGAGCAGGAGCAGATTTCATAATTACATATTGGGCAAAAGAAGTTGCTAATTTATTGTAA
- a CDS encoding HD domain-containing protein, which translates to MSEIKIIRDPIYADIPLNGSELSLIDTPEFQRLRNIKQTGLTCMVYPSANHTRFEHSIGTMHVAGEISKNLEDVDRELIRIAALLHDIGHPPFSHTLEICGYNHEYITRKKIKKMDFESYTPNEVIDVLQSKGFEGALLSGDVDADRMDYLLRDSYHTGVAYGSIDYARLIRCMVLLDDIRPKLGVLGKGLIAVESLLIARYQMYPTVYMHPTSRIAEIMLKNATIYGLNEKLFNLNDLSTMDDIDLVATLRRSSDEECNKLIKMLDKRHLFKNILTFRYDDLTPEEKWLLINLNEEDVKQLEMELSEKLGTTVFLDIPDYPKINEHNVTVIIDNKRYKLDEISPLAKNLKWAYMKSWDVRVYIPPEHYKLLKNENKFKENNKKEVIFDCIRKKHKKSMMLDIMQNEGVIKGRGRLLTIAKEMGMSESEFLSELQKLIFCGLIKENVVKVRGTYRYDYAINL; encoded by the coding sequence ATGAGCGAAATAAAAATTATAAGGGACCCGATATATGCAGACATACCCCTTAATGGTAGTGAATTATCTTTAATAGATACGCCAGAGTTTCAAAGGCTGAGGAATATAAAACAAACGGGATTGACCTGTATGGTTTATCCAAGTGCTAACCATACAAGATTTGAGCATTCCATAGGAACAATGCATGTTGCGGGAGAAATTTCTAAAAATTTAGAAGATGTGGATAGGGAATTAATAAGGATTGCAGCGCTTCTTCACGATATAGGTCATCCCCCATTTTCACATACTCTTGAAATATGCGGGTATAATCATGAATATATTACAAGAAAAAAGATTAAAAAAATGGATTTTGAGAGCTATACTCCAAATGAAGTAATAGATGTTTTGCAGTCCAAAGGATTTGAAGGAGCTCTGCTTAGTGGTGATGTGGATGCTGATAGAATGGATTATCTTTTGAGGGATAGTTATCACACAGGTGTAGCTTATGGTTCTATTGATTATGCAAGATTAATAAGATGTATGGTGCTATTGGATGATATAAGACCAAAATTAGGGGTTTTGGGAAAAGGCTTAATCGCTGTGGAATCCTTATTGATTGCAAGGTATCAGATGTATCCTACGGTATATATGCACCCAACTTCAAGGATAGCTGAAATAATGTTAAAAAATGCTACAATCTATGGATTAAATGAAAAATTGTTTAATTTAAATGACCTCTCAACAATGGATGATATAGATTTAGTTGCCACCTTGAGACGGAGCTCCGATGAAGAATGCAATAAATTGATTAAAATGCTTGATAAAAGGCATTTATTTAAAAATATTTTGACATTTAGATATGATGATTTAACACCTGAGGAAAAATGGCTTTTGATAAATTTAAATGAAGAGGATGTGAAACAACTGGAAATGGAACTTTCTGAAAAATTGGGAACTACGGTGTTTTTGGATATTCCAGATTATCCAAAAATAAATGAGCATAATGTTACAGTAATAATCGATAATAAAAGATATAAGTTGGATGAAATTTCTCCTCTTGCTAAAAATTTAAAGTGGGCTTATATGAAGTCTTGGGATGTTAGGGTGTATATTCCACCAGAACATTATAAATTACTTAAAAATGAAAATAAATTTAAGGAAAACAATAAAAAAGAAGTGATTTTTGATTGTATAAGAAAAAAACATAAAAAGAGTATGATGTTGGACATTATGCAGAATGAAGGGGTTATAAAAGGTAGAGGAAGACTCTTAACAATTGCAAAAGAGATGGGTATGTCGGAATCTGAATTTTTATCGGAGCTCCAAAAATTAATATTTTGTGGATTAATAAAGGAAAATGTTGTAAAGGTTAGGGGAACTTATAGGTATGATTATGCTATAAATCTTTAA
- a CDS encoding CDC48 family AAA ATPase produces MVELIVAEAYQGDVGKGIVRIDPITMEKLGLKSGDVVEIEGKSKAYATVWRGYLEDQGKNIIRMDGILRQNAKAGIGDKVKVKKAEVKDATKIVLAPMQAVRFSGGFEDYVKSRLAGQVVSKGSRVVIGVLGTAFPFIVVGTTPKGAVKITEYTTVELKTEPVSELKETKIPDISYEDIGGLREEVKKIREMVELPMRYPELFDKLGIEPPKGVLLAGPPGTGKTLLAKAVANEAGANFYTINGPEIMSKYVGETEENLRKIFEEAEEESPSIVFIDEIDAIAPKRDEASGEVERRMVAQLLTLMDGLESRGQVVVIAATNRPDALDPALRRPGRFDREITIGVPDRKGRKEILQIHTRNMPLAEDVDLDYLADVTHGFVGADLAALCKEAAMKTLRRLLPDIDLEKEEIPKEILDKIEVTMQDFKEALKEVEPSALREVLVEVPNVKWDDIGGLEEVKQDLKEAVEWPLKYKEVFEKMGIRPPKGVLLFGPPGTGKTLLAKAVANESQANFISVKGPEIFSKWVGESEKAIREIFRKARQAAPTVVFFDEIDSIAPRRGSDIGGSGVAEKVVNQLLTELDGLEEPKDVVIIAATNRPDILDPALLRPGRLDRIVLVPVPDKKARYEILKVHTKKMPLAEDVDLKKLAEKTEGYTGADLEAVCREAAMIALRENLKAEKVELRHFEEALKKVRPSVKKEEMNLYKKLAEEYGRSPEAETHSKKRGIFWIP; encoded by the coding sequence ATGGTTGAATTAATAGTAGCAGAAGCATATCAAGGGGATGTGGGTAAAGGAATCGTTAGAATAGACCCTATCACCATGGAAAAATTAGGTCTAAAATCCGGAGATGTAGTAGAAATTGAAGGTAAATCAAAGGCCTATGCAACTGTATGGAGAGGTTACTTGGAAGACCAAGGAAAAAATATTATAAGAATGGATGGAATATTAAGACAGAATGCAAAGGCAGGAATTGGAGATAAGGTCAAAGTAAAAAAGGCAGAAGTTAAAGATGCCACTAAAATCGTACTTGCTCCTATGCAGGCAGTAAGATTTAGTGGGGGATTTGAAGACTATGTAAAAAGTAGATTGGCAGGACAAGTAGTAAGCAAGGGTTCAAGGGTTGTAATTGGAGTTTTAGGAACAGCATTTCCATTTATAGTTGTTGGAACTACTCCAAAAGGTGCTGTTAAAATAACAGAATATACAACTGTTGAATTGAAAACAGAACCAGTGTCAGAACTAAAAGAAACTAAAATACCTGATATCTCCTATGAAGATATTGGTGGTTTAAGGGAAGAAGTTAAGAAAATTAGGGAAATGGTAGAACTTCCAATGAGATATCCTGAATTATTCGATAAATTAGGTATTGAACCACCAAAAGGAGTTTTGCTTGCTGGGCCTCCTGGAACTGGTAAAACATTACTTGCCAAAGCTGTTGCAAATGAGGCTGGGGCAAACTTTTACACCATAAATGGTCCAGAAATAATGAGTAAATATGTTGGAGAAACCGAAGAAAATTTAAGAAAGATATTTGAAGAAGCTGAGGAAGAATCTCCATCGATAGTATTCATCGACGAAATAGATGCAATAGCTCCAAAAAGAGATGAAGCATCGGGAGAAGTTGAAAGGAGAATGGTAGCTCAGCTTCTGACACTTATGGATGGTCTTGAAAGTAGAGGACAGGTTGTAGTAATTGCCGCAACAAACAGACCAGATGCATTAGACCCTGCATTGAGAAGACCTGGAAGATTTGACAGAGAAATTACCATTGGAGTTCCAGACAGAAAAGGAAGGAAAGAAATTCTTCAAATACATACAAGAAATATGCCTCTTGCAGAAGATGTTGATTTGGACTACTTAGCAGATGTTACACACGGATTTGTTGGTGCAGATTTGGCAGCACTATGTAAAGAAGCTGCAATGAAAACCCTTAGAAGATTACTTCCAGATATTGATTTGGAGAAAGAGGAGATACCTAAGGAAATTTTAGATAAAATTGAAGTAACGATGCAGGACTTTAAAGAGGCGTTGAAGGAAGTTGAGCCATCTGCATTAAGGGAAGTTCTTGTTGAGGTTCCAAATGTAAAATGGGATGATATTGGGGGATTGGAAGAAGTAAAACAGGACTTAAAAGAAGCCGTTGAATGGCCGTTAAAATATAAAGAAGTATTTGAAAAGATGGGAATTAGACCTCCTAAGGGAGTTTTACTGTTTGGACCTCCTGGAACTGGTAAAACATTACTTGCCAAGGCTGTTGCAAATGAATCACAGGCAAACTTTATAAGTGTAAAAGGACCTGAAATATTCTCTAAATGGGTTGGAGAAAGTGAAAAGGCAATAAGAGAAATATTTAGAAAGGCAAGACAAGCTGCACCAACTGTGGTATTCTTTGATGAGATAGACAGTATTGCTCCAAGAAGGGGCTCAGATATTGGTGGAAGCGGTGTAGCTGAGAAGGTAGTTAATCAGCTATTGACGGAGCTCGATGGTCTTGAAGAACCTAAGGATGTTGTGATAATTGCCGCAACAAACAGACCAGATATACTTGACCCTGCATTGCTGAGACCTGGAAGACTTGATAGAATAGTATTAGTCCCAGTTCCTGATAAAAAGGCAAGGTATGAGATATTAAAAGTCCATACCAAAAAAATGCCTCTTGCAGAAGATGTCGATTTGAAGAAACTTGCAGAAAAAACAGAAGGCTACACAGGAGCAGATTTAGAGGCAGTATGTAGGGAAGCTGCAATGATAGCACTTAGGGAGAATTTAAAAGCCGAAAAAGTTGAGTTAAGACACTTTGAAGAAGCACTGAAAAAAGTAAGACCATCAGTTAAAAAAGAAGAAATGAACCTCTATAAAAAGTTAGCAGAGGAATATGGAAGAAGTCCCGAAGCTGAAACTCATTCAAAAAAAAGAGGAATATTCTGGATACCATAG
- a CDS encoding phosphoesterase PA-phosphatase, giving the protein MKSKFATFVSYIFPFLLVITLIIAINNIIELIMLAVVPCIIWLISAKLSGQNWDIEDRNHRLIPLIILTIYGVVISFIFNDLFSKAFLINIIFILIITLFWKISMHCYGLSTLIMLLMYLLKYTNNNYYLIISLIISYSVFLILTIWSRLYLKKHTVLQVVIGTFSGFLVNLIMLKFV; this is encoded by the coding sequence ATGAAATCGAAATTTGCAACATTTGTATCTTATATATTTCCATTTTTGTTGGTAATCACATTAATAATTGCTATAAATAATATAATTGAATTAATAATGTTGGCTGTTGTTCCCTGCATAATATGGTTAATATCTGCAAAATTAAGTGGTCAAAACTGGGATATTGAAGATAGAAACCATAGGCTAATTCCGTTAATTATATTAACAATTTATGGGGTGGTTATAAGCTTTATTTTCAATGATTTATTCTCCAAGGCATTTTTAATAAATATTATATTTATATTAATAATTACATTATTTTGGAAAATTAGTATGCATTGTTATGGATTATCCACATTGATAATGTTGTTGATGTATTTACTAAAATATACAAATAACAACTATTACTTAATAATATCCTTGATAATAAGTTATAGCGTATTTTTGATATTGACAATATGGTCTCGTTTATATCTAAAAAAACATACAGTTTTGCAGGTTGTTATTGGAACATTTTCTGGTTTTTTAGTAAATTTAATTATGCTAAAATTTGTATAG
- a CDS encoding DUF1643 domain-containing protein, with product MNTNMNPRIGRQVKHFEAIDIKNISAVFSEDNVYRYTLEMKYNDRENYRNTMTVILKNPSSANEKKADNTIRRVEKYVYEKFHDVSHLNILNIFAYRATDAKDLNNALMLYGLDYVVGLENDKYIKSFVKESDYIIKAWGGNSGINKKLYNQRINQVNNMLAKITKKQNIPVYRVDGNGKGNDFYPFHACFWGYNMRLIEYRQ from the coding sequence ATGAATACGAATATGAATCCTAGGATAGGTAGACAGGTTAAGCATTTTGAAGCCATAGATATTAAAAACATAAGTGCAGTATTTTCAGAAGATAATGTATATCGATATACTTTAGAAATGAAATATAACGATAGAGAAAATTATAGAAATACAATGACTGTAATTTTAAAAAATCCTTCATCAGCAAATGAGAAAAAAGCAGATAACACAATAAGAAGGGTAGAAAAATATGTTTATGAAAAATTCCACGATGTAAGTCATTTAAATATTTTAAACATATTTGCATATCGTGCCACAGATGCAAAAGATTTGAATAATGCTCTAATGTTATATGGTTTGGATTATGTAGTGGGCTTAGAAAATGACAAGTATATTAAATCATTTGTAAAAGAAAGCGATTATATCATCAAGGCATGGGGAGGTAATAGCGGAATCAATAAAAAATTATATAACCAGCGAATTAATCAAGTAAATAATATGCTGGCTAAAATAACTAAAAAACAGAATATTCCAGTATATAGAGTGGATGGCAACGGCAAAGGAAATGATTTTTATCCATTTCATGCCTGTTTTTGGGGATATAATATGAGATTAATAGAGTATCGCCAATAA
- the ribB gene encoding 3,4-dihydroxy-2-butanone-4-phosphate synthase, translating into MKNDIEKAINDLKNGKMILLYDSDDREGETDMVVASEKITPAHIRTMRKNGGGLICTAIHPDFCKAMGIPFMVDVFDYASEKFPVLKELYPNDIPYDEKSSFSITINHRKTFTGITDNDRSYTIKKFAELCNEKRFGDFGKEFRAPGHVTLLRATEGLVRNRRGHTEMTVALAELAGLTPITTICEMMGDDGYAMKKSETKKYAEKNNLVHLSGEELINYYLEHTEK; encoded by the coding sequence ATGATTTAAAAAATGGAAAAATGATATTACTTTATGACAGCGATGATAGGGAAGGGGAAACTGATATGGTTGTTGCCTCTGAAAAAATTACGCCTGCCCATATAAGAACCATGAGAAAAAATGGCGGTGGATTAATTTGCACAGCAATCCATCCAGATTTTTGTAAAGCAATGGGTATTCCATTTATGGTGGATGTTTTTGACTACGCCTCAGAAAAGTTCCCAGTATTAAAGGAGCTCTATCCAAATGATATACCTTATGATGAAAAATCATCATTCTCTATTACAATAAACCATAGAAAAACCTTCACAGGCATTACAGATAATGACAGGTCATACACTATAAAGAAATTTGCAGAGCTCTGCAATGAAAAAAGATTTGGTGATTTTGGAAAAGAGTTCAGAGCTCCGGGACATGTTACATTGTTGAGGGCTACCGAAGGACTTGTAAGAAACAGAAGAGGACATACAGAGATGACAGTTGCACTTGCTGAATTGGCAGGATTAACTCCAATTACCACAATTTGCGAGATGATGGGAGACGATGGATATGCCATGAAAAAAAGCGAGACTAAAAAATATGCCGAAAAAAATAATTTAGTTCATTTAAGCGGTGAAGAATTAATAAACTACTACTTAGAACATACCGAAAAATAA
- a CDS encoding DUF530 family protein produces the protein MDSSVLIKRCNEVLEELLKFREEMCLRFLKNLSLDDTTYKELVVLLNKNLEILEDLKEKMELQGFDTPFIGVGKLKGSDESDIYEIKTYSTYLRRMVDEKKGALERVKYAIISHKIALGHLQDASGNKRIIYFLPYDGSHKGLLLNMPPLFVNTYKKLLNVFESEGRGVLSSITMTLIIMKDGKRKFKRVKIEDEDYEGYIRKNYGDALITSLKKNYSKNKLLNDSYVKKTLALVYLMAYKDEIEAEIEKKLKKLLSTHQRGLITKYKNVMVDFDADEVEEGIIDVRVLDELKIKKLKMKEEMEKLGLYKHGRPIEELKISLDVEKAISEELCFKIPIKHFSQDLFRYYLYNTPDERARSNMFPSILITPSKVNLKWMVVEGIDALEVLDLKFLLERELPKYNIPLKNIGGVALYLIHDDWNIVQNFNYKKEDIEEILKSIAPIDNLKSVLKNKGINIDKLEKYNKIKKDRTKKFLDALGKL, from the coding sequence ATGGATAGCAGTGTTTTAATAAAAAGATGCAATGAAGTTTTGGAGGAATTGTTAAAATTTAGGGAGGAAATGTGCCTGAGATTTCTAAAAAATTTATCCTTAGATGACACCACATATAAAGAATTGGTAGTATTGTTAAACAAAAATTTAGAGATTTTAGAAGATTTAAAAGAAAAAATGGAGTTGCAAGGATTTGATACACCATTTATCGGCGTTGGGAAATTAAAAGGCAGTGATGAAAGCGATATTTATGAGATAAAGACTTATTCCACATATCTTAGAAGAATGGTTGATGAAAAAAAAGGAGCTCTGGAGCGTGTAAAGTACGCCATAATATCCCATAAGATAGCATTGGGACACTTACAAGATGCTTCTGGAAATAAAAGAATAATTTATTTTTTGCCTTATGATGGTTCCCACAAGGGATTGTTGTTGAATATGCCGCCCCTTTTTGTAAATACCTATAAAAAACTTTTAAATGTTTTTGAATCCGAGGGAAGAGGAGTTTTAAGTTCTATAACTATGACTTTAATCATAATGAAAGATGGAAAAAGAAAATTTAAACGAGTTAAAATAGAAGATGAAGATTATGAGGGATATATCCGAAAAAATTATGGTGATGCCTTAATAACTTCTTTGAAAAAAAATTATTCTAAAAATAAATTGTTAAATGATAGCTATGTTAAAAAAACTCTTGCATTAGTTTATCTTATGGCATATAAAGATGAAATAGAAGCAGAAATAGAAAAAAAATTAAAAAAACTACTGTCTACTCACCAGAGGGGATTAATTACTAAATATAAAAATGTTATGGTAGATTTTGATGCAGATGAAGTCGAAGAGGGGATAATTGATGTTAGAGTTCTGGATGAGTTAAAAATAAAAAAATTAAAGATGAAAGAAGAAATGGAAAAATTAGGACTTTACAAGCATGGGAGACCAATAGAAGAACTTAAGATATCACTTGATGTAGAAAAAGCAATTTCAGAGGAATTATGTTTTAAAATTCCGATAAAACATTTTTCACAGGATTTGTTTAGATATTATTTATACAATACACCGGATGAACGAGCTCGCTCAAATATGTTTCCTTCAATACTTATTACACCCTCAAAGGTTAATTTAAAATGGATGGTAGTTGAAGGAATAGATGCTCTGGAAGTTCTCGATTTAAAATTTTTGCTTGAAAGAGAATTGCCAAAATATAACATACCACTAAAAAATATTGGTGGAGTGGCATTGTATTTAATACATGATGATTGGAATATCGTTCAAAATTTTAACTATAAAAAAGAAGATATTGAAGAAATTTTAAAAAGCATTGCTCCAATTGATAATTTAAAATCAGTTTTGAAAAATAAAGGAATAAATATTGATAAACTGGAAAAATACAATAAAATCAAAAAAGATAGGACAAAAAAATTCTTGGATGCCCTTGGAAAACTATAA
- a CDS encoding RNA-protein complex protein Nop10, whose translation MRMRKCPKCGKYTLKDFCNKCNEKTITVKPPKYSIEDKYGKYRRMLKKSSSL comes from the coding sequence TTGCGTATGAGAAAATGTCCAAAATGTGGAAAATATACATTAAAGGATTTTTGCAATAAATGCAACGAAAAAACTATTACTGTTAAACCCCCCAAATATTCAATAGAGGATAAATATGGAAAATATAGGAGAATGTTAAAAAAATCCTCATCACTATAA
- a CDS encoding translation initiation factor IF-5A, translated as MAGTKQATMGSLKEGQYIMIDDVPCRIVNIAISKPGKHGEAKARITAIGIFEPVKKEVVGPTRHKIEVPIIDKRKGQVLAIMGDQVQIMDLETYETLEIPMPDDVEGLESGVEVEYFEAVGRYKITRVISK; from the coding sequence TTGGCAGGAACAAAACAAGCTACTATGGGTTCTTTAAAAGAAGGCCAATATATAATGATAGACGATGTGCCATGTAGAATAGTAAATATTGCAATATCCAAACCAGGAAAACATGGAGAAGCAAAAGCAAGAATTACAGCAATAGGTATATTTGAACCTGTTAAAAAAGAAGTAGTAGGACCTACAAGGCATAAAATAGAGGTCCCAATTATTGACAAAAGAAAAGGACAAGTTTTAGCAATTATGGGAGACCAAGTTCAAATTATGGATTTAGAAACCTATGAAACCTTAGAAATTCCAATGCCTGATGATGTAGAAGGATTAGAAAGTGGTGTTGAAGTAGAATACTTCGAAGCTGTTGGAAGATACAAAATTACAAGAGTTATAAGTAAATAA
- the cbiB gene encoding adenosylcobinamide-phosphate synthase CbiB, giving the protein MINPIILILSVLFDRVYGELPEKIHPVVWIGNIIYFFEKLFKSSYSKNKIKDFVFGILITLLVIIIVFAVVYVIEMLIDNLGNILNDNNISKSIKYILYSFLLSTTIGYKSLLSFSKKPIDYLKNNDLENARTAVQCIVSRDASKLDKEHILSASIESASENITDSIIAPLFYATLFGLPGAFIYRAVNTMDAMMGYRNEKYEYYGKFAARLDDLLNFIPSRIAGLLLIISAPLYGGSIKRALHGFLKEGHKTPSPNSGYTMATLSHGLNMTLEKIGYYKLGTGKINIDKAYNSLKAIDVVIVMFLIIYLIIYYSLK; this is encoded by the coding sequence ATGATTAATCCCATAATACTAATTTTATCTGTCTTATTTGATAGGGTATATGGTGAGCTCCCAGAGAAAATCCACCCCGTTGTGTGGATTGGAAATATTATCTATTTTTTTGAAAAATTGTTTAAATCATCCTATTCAAAAAATAAGATTAAGGATTTTGTTTTTGGAATTTTAATTACATTATTGGTTATAATTATTGTTTTTGCAGTTGTTTATGTCATTGAAATGCTCATAGATAATTTAGGTAATATTTTAAATGATAATAATATTTCCAAAAGTATAAAATATATATTATACTCTTTTTTACTTTCAACGACAATTGGCTATAAATCACTTTTGAGTTTTTCAAAAAAACCAATCGACTATTTAAAAAATAATGATTTAGAAAATGCAAGAACCGCTGTTCAATGTATTGTGAGCAGAGATGCGTCAAAGTTGGATAAAGAACATATATTATCGGCATCAATTGAAAGTGCGTCGGAAAATATCACCGATAGCATTATAGCTCCACTATTTTACGCTACATTATTTGGCCTTCCCGGTGCATTTATATACAGAGCTGTAAATACCATGGATGCCATGATGGGGTATAGAAATGAAAAATATGAATACTACGGAAAGTTTGCAGCTCGTTTAGATGATTTGCTTAATTTTATCCCCTCCCGTATTGCAGGATTACTGTTAATTATTTCTGCACCGCTATACGGTGGAAGTATAAAAAGAGCACTACATGGATTTTTAAAGGAAGGGCACAAAACACCATCTCCAAACTCTGGATATACCATGGCTACACTATCTCATGGATTAAATATGACTCTTGAAAAAATAGGATACTATAAATTAGGAACAGGTAAAATAAATATTGATAAGGCATACAATTCTTTAAAAGCAATAGATGTTGTTATAGTCATGTTTTTAATTATTTATTTGATTATCTATTATTCGCTTAAATAA
- the ribC gene encoding riboflavin synthase → MTIKVGIADTTFARVDMASAAIKKLNEMTSKIKIIRYTVPGMKDLPVACKKLIEEEGCEIVMALGMPGGKDKDKVCAHEASQGLMMAQLMTNKHIIEVFVHEDEAKDEKELAWLAKRRAEEHAENVYYLLFNQKFLEKNAGKGLRQGFEDVGAARE, encoded by the coding sequence ATGACTATAAAAGTTGGCATAGCAGACACCACTTTTGCAAGAGTAGATATGGCATCTGCTGCAATAAAAAAATTAAATGAAATGACCTCTAAAATAAAAATAATTAGATACACAGTCCCTGGAATGAAAGACCTTCCAGTAGCCTGCAAAAAACTAATTGAAGAAGAAGGGTGCGAAATAGTTATGGCACTTGGAATGCCGGGAGGCAAAGATAAAGACAAAGTATGTGCCCATGAAGCTTCCCAAGGTCTTATGATGGCACAACTCATGACTAATAAACATATAATTGAAGTCTTTGTTCATGAGGATGAGGCTAAGGATGAGAAGGAGCTCGCATGGCTTGCAAAAAGAAGGGCAGAAGAACATGCTGAAAATGTCTATTATTTACTATTCAATCAGAAGTTTTTGGAGAAAAATGCTGGAAAAGGTTTAAGACAAGGCTTCGAAGATGTCGGAGCTGCAAGGGAGTAA